The Ahaetulla prasina isolate Xishuangbanna chromosome 7, ASM2864084v1, whole genome shotgun sequence genome segment AAAAGGTTTCTAAGGTGATTTATTTCTATCTCTCACTCTTGTGAATGAGGATAGGACTGTGCAGTGCTTCAGATCAGATCAGGAATAGGGGTTTTGGAATGTGCAGGAATGCAAAgaaaatcaactttttttttcttggactgCATGGCAGCTTTAAATTGTTACAGATAGATGCTGTATTCATACTTCCATATATTCCAGagcacctcttctgcataaaatcaGAAACAGTCCACAGTCTTTGTTCTTTAGCATCTAGTGAAGCCACCAAAACCTAATATTTATAAAGATGCTGGATTCTATAAAAACCACTGCcgcatatttattttatcaaaaggGGTGATTTATTTTAACTCAAATGAATTTCAAAACAGTGTATGGTAACTATTCATAACTTTCCAAATACCAATAGCCTTCATGCTATAAAGATATTTAGGTCAGAAAAATAAACAGCTCCACTCACAGTTCACCAAGCTACTGTTtctagacaaaaacaaaaaagactaaAGTTCTGATGTATTTTGATTTAATCCATTTTGCCTGAGATAACAAAAGTATTTCAAGCAAGTTCCATCATAGGTCCTGCATTAAACAATCCTCTTATTAAATTCTGAACATGTTCAGCGAgttctgaattttaaaattttttacaaTTGTTTCAAAACCATTAAGTAGTAAATGTTTAAGAAACTAATTAGGACAGAGGCCATAACTTCATTGCtcatgtttttgttgttgttgtttttacaaagCATTAGTGTTACCTATTTGGCTATTAGTAGTAGCAGTTTATCTACAATATTTAACAAGGTAAGTTGCAGGCAAAATTTTTAGTACAGTTTCAATAGAAACACCCTTTCCTGAAAATACAGCAGTATTTGATGGACTAATTTTTTTCTACATCATTTATAAGGAAACTTCCCATCTCTGAACAGGAACAAAAAGTATCTACAAACCTTGTAAACAGATCTGcattatttataaacataaataatTCAAATTATTAACAGCCAAGAGCAGAAATGAAAATTATAAATTTGGTGATCCTGGGCTCTCCTGCCCAATCCAGCCCTCTCATCAAAGGAATTAAGAACATAAGTTCTGGTAAGACATTCTTATGGGCCATTCTTAAGTACAGCTAATGATCCACAGGACACATAAGCAAGTTACTGTTTATCTGTCAGAGTTCATTATTACTCCCACTTTCCCCTCCCCCAGAAAAGCACCCTGAAGTCTGGCAGaaagcttcttttttaaaaaaataaatctacatTCGTACAATTTTATCTTCTTGTTGAAGTCCGAGACAAGAATACCATCTTGTCCATCATAGTGAGGGAGAAAGCCCAGTTTCATTGTGTTCCTTTAAATGCAGCTAGTGTGTTAACATTCAGCATACAATCAGAGTGATGTTTCCAAACTATGCAGTGGGCTCCCTGGGGATGAAGAGGTAGCAGACTTACTCAAGTCTGTCGTAAGATGAATTCCACTATTAACCGCATTGTTATTTTTGTTGGGTGATGGTGGAAGAGGAGTTGAGTTGCGTTTTGTTGGAGCATCATCTTCGGCATCAGTATCATCAATAAGTGGAATATGAGTTTCAGAATCTTCTATTCTAAACTCAGGATGAGTCATAAAATTGTGGATTGAACTTCGGGACTCAGGTTTTTCCAATCCTTCGTATAAGGAACTACGAAATGCATTCACCACTCGGATCTGCAAGTATGAAAAGCGCAAGTGTTACTGTTTAATAATATTGTCCATAGGAGAACTTTGTTTTATGAGGTTGAATCCACAAATAGGTAAGACGAGTGAACTGAATTTATATAATGCAGTGGAACTTGCaataaactgtaaaaaaaaaaaaatgaagagcatTTCAGAACAGCACTGTCGGGCTATAacagaaataaatgtaaaaaaattggtTCAAAATGTCAAGCTACAAAATTGAAGCTATCTACTTTTATAACTAATATGAAATGTTAAAAATTTTAAGCCAATTTataaattctattccattttaaagACAGATGAATATTAGACTTCTAGAATATGGAATTATAGACTACTGGCCGGGCTTTAAGAATTTTtaagttgcttttaaaaaaaaaacaaaaaaacgctTGGAACTCGAGCTATGAAAATTTCAATATCATATAAGCTTGTTCAAGCTTGCTGTATTTAATCTAAATATTTGAGTATATGTCACATAAAATACTTTCATAGAAATGTGTGTCATAATTTGTAGGATCAAGAAATGCATGATAAAATTGCCTATATGAAGTAATCTGTTTTCCTTCACATTAATGCAAATATTTCAGCCATATTATGTATATATGCTCAAATGACAAAAATATGAGCCAAGTCAGGTTTATGCAAATATACTTTAAATACCTTTGGATATATTTTAAGCTTTTTGCTACAAATATCCCATTTGCCATTTTTTATATATAGTAAGTTCTAGATCATCACTagaaaataaatgtgtcttatcaaattaaaattaattgtatGCACATGCCTagctaaacatttttatttattgggtTCTTGGTGTTTTGTCAGGTTGATCCTCTtcctacagacatttcattaccaaggtAAGTAACTGATGATGTCatctactttggtaatgaaacaaaAAGAGACAGCTGTTTTCTGAAACAGGTGTTTGCTCAATTAAGACTTCCCATAGCCTGCAGATGCCAATACAGTCAATGTTGAAACTGCTGTAGATATAAACAACTCTAGTTCTTTTTCCAACCTCACTCTATagtagaggtgtcaaactcaaggcccaggggctagatccggcccacggggtgcttcgatctggcccatggggccgccctggaaacagcggactggcccatggtgtccctgccagcaaaaatggagcttggaaatgccgtgtgtggccctcccaaggtctgttttcgctggcagagggttgcaggaggctgtcgcagccacaGAGCTTGCAATGGCCACAGGTGGCATTCccaaagctccgttttcactggcagagcattgcAGGAGGCCTTTGCTGCTGAAAACGGACCTCAGGAGTTTTTACTATCAATAATAAGCAATCCAGAGTAGTCCTCATGTTTACAACTTCAATAGTATGAAATCCAACGTATGATCAACTTACATTCAGAATATTTAACTGAGTCTGATAttatatccactttattttgtgcATGTCTACTATTTCAAATGGAACGTTAAATTGTGATCCAAAGACATTAAAGTGTCTTTTGGGAAATAATGTCTATCAAAAGCCCACATTAGAAGCCGGATGGAACagatctatttctatttctgtctcTATAGTTCTTTTTTCATTTGTGCCATGAACGTAAACTCTTTACAGAATGGcatatttatgtatatgtatttttccATAACTAAAGATGGTAATTCCACTTAGGCATTACATGGAATGGTCACTATGTGGAATTCTGAATAACATGCCTGTCAGTGAAGACATTTTTACCTATATACATCACCACTGACTATGAGGACTTCTCCAAAATGACATTGACATCGACATCAATGACATTGCTGGGAGAGTTGAACAAGGCTTTTATTATCTtgcataactattttttttacataaaggCCATTTTAATCCTAATATTTATAGCATAAAATGCAATTTATGTATTTTCACTTTAAATACTGTTAATTCTGGAAGGAgtttagaacataaaataataatcttTATGAAAAATGTATGTGCTACTTTTGCTGTTCCAAATTAAAGCCCTTTCTCTCATGATCTACAGAATATTCTAAAGTTACAGAAGTAAACATGAAGTAAACACATTTGTCTTGGACCAGATTTAAGCATTTCACTAAACAAGTTTGTAGATCTTTTTGTTTATAGATTTCAAGGCATATACTCAAATATTTGTAGCTATTActataaacatttttcaaaaatgtcTCTTCTGTGCAAGTACGAAGGTACTATATGCATGTTCAAGGTTTTTACTGTATAGAATAGTTTCAATTGTTCCACTTGAACTGTGACCCTTGAAAAAGATGGAAGGGGGGTGTTAGGACTCCCATTTTGAaggtaaaaatgtgaaaaaacgtTAATGATGAATTTAACGActgaaggaaagaatgaaagttAGATATGTGAATTAGGAAACGTTAATTTCATGCACTTATGAACACACACTCACACCCCACAGTAGTAGAagcagaagtagtagtagtagtagtagtagaggaAAACACTACATGTGTAGGGGTAGAAATATTTGTTACATCATGATGCTGGCTGGCGATGGAAGGTTGCCGCCTTAGAGCCCCCTGAATGGAAGTTCCACTCTGGAAAGCATTCACTACATCCATCTGCAAGGAATCAGAGATTGTGACAGCTTGctcagcaagagagagagagaacaagagaaaggAGCATCCCATCTACAACacataaaaagcaaagaaaaaaggcACTTTTATAGAGCAGGTAAAGAGGTGAGAAGCACATTTGGTGATGAAGTAAAGAAGGAATTTGAAGGTTTAAACAGCTAATACTTTTCCCATATAAAGATTTCAGTCACACATTTTATGACTACAATCCAAACCAATACTAAGAACAATGAGGAAATGTCAAGTCCTCAACCCTAATTCCTACCTTTACAAGACCATACCTGAGTTTGTATCCTGTTTAGACCCCTAAACCATAAGATTTGACCACGCCTTAGCTCTCTTTCAGCATGATCAATTTCTTCCACATCTTCTGCTAGCTCTTCTTCGGGAATCTCTTCCTTTTGTGTTCCATGGCCAGCTTCTTTAAGGAATTTCAAATGACTGGTCGGAATAGTTGATATCAACTATAACAAtgagaaacaaaaaaattaacataTTTATGAAAACTTTCCCTTATGTTCAAATTCCCTTTTAGAATCAGTGACAGACTTCCCCGCCCTTCCTTAAATGGCTTCAAATAAGAAACAGCTAGCTTAAAGTTTTTCACTGTTTTCTTTGGAGAGGGATTAAACAAATTGTAGCTCGTCAATATTGCAGCTTAATACTTCCATGAATTTGGATGCATAATAAAAAGATTGTATTAATTGCTTTCTTTTCCATATTGTCTTGAAATTTCAAAGTTTAAAACAGCAATAGTAGAGCAACATGGAGAAAATTAATGAAGTGAAACTGAGTAATATGAGTAAAACACATTCTAAAACATGAACTTTGGTAATTTGAGGAACTGAACTACAAAAGTAGTATTACATACCTGGCCCCAGAGAAGTGTTCCCATTCCTAGAAAAATTGACCACAACCAGTGTTCTACTGTAAGCTCAGAGCAACTGAAAGGTTTCCCACCAAACTGTACAATAACTATCTGTTAAGAAACATAATGATTATTTCAGCTATTTGAAATGATAAAACAATGAAGGTATTGGCTTTTATGATACAATTTCAGTAACTATTTAAAAAGATTGTAATTCTAGCCATTACATGAACCAATTCATAAGAAGGCAGTGGACATATGTCATTGGAATGGCTTCCAATTTTGCTTCCCATTGTAAAAAGATGTTTTCTACTGTACCCTAAGCTTCACAAATCCAAAGTTATCTTCTATGGCTTCCAATTTTCACTGTGTACTTCCAGATAACATTGACTTTATAAAAACTTATTACTCTTctcaaatcatattaacaaatgtATTGAAGGAAAACCTGAAGGAAATCTTGCAAAAATAATTATAGTGCATAGCTATCTTATCAATAACTCTATGTTGTATTTCAAGATAAGTTATTAACACCTTTGAGTTTTATAATACCAAATTATAGCAATAGTCTTATCCACTGCTTTATGGTGCTTTATGgcattctctaagcggtttacaaagtcagcatattgcccccaactacctgggtcctcattttaccaaccttggaaggatggaagactgagtcaaccttgagctgatcaggtttgaacttctggcagtgggcagagttagcctgcaatactacattcaaaCCACTGCACCATGACAGCTCTTATTATGTGAACAAATTCTAACTATCAAGCTTGCCATAAGCTAACCTGAGTGTGATATGAACATATTATACATCTTTAACAGTAATATTAAAATTAACAGTAACACAAACCTATTTCTGTAAGCATACTACCAGTGATAAAACCATATTTGCACAGATCACATATAggttttacatttaaataaattctgAACCTGTCAAGTGGTATCCTACCCGAATATTGATTATACACACAGCAATCATTGGCCTCTAAAAACTTTAACCCTCCAAATTCTGCaagactttattttaaaaaatctactcaCCTGTACAATAAATGTTCCAAGAACTATAATACAGAATATAGCATTATTGAATATTCCTTCAAATACATTCCTTTCACCATGAATTTTTCGagcatttatttcattaaatagCTGCATCATCACAAAAGTATTAAACACAATTGTGTAGTGCTCTGAAGGAGGAGCATGAAGAGGTGCATTTCTTCCACTATCAATATCAAAGATTTTTTCACCtgtaaacaagaaataaatgttctCAAAATGCCACTCAAATTCATGTTTTTTGTAAACATTGCTTTAGTCTTCTTTTAACATGCCTTTCTCCTTTAACATTCTATTAACATGTTAATGTCCCTTAGCATTCCTTTAAATATTGAAGAAATGCTCACAATAAAGCAAGCACAGAAAGTATTCCAGAGGTTTAAATTATAATATTCTTACCAGCAAACAACAGTGTGAAGACAACCACAAGCTGATAGAAAGCGTGGCCCAGAATATTCTTCATCATGGTCCGTGAGATGAGAGGCTTGTTTCTACCATAAGGTTTTCTCAGCAGAAGTGCTTCTGTGGGGGGTTCTGTTGCCAAAGCAAGTGAAGCTAGGGTATCCATTATGAGATTTACCCATAACATCTGAACAGCTTTAAGTGGAGAGTCCTGTAAAATCAAAGTTTTCTAATATAATCACAAATATCGTAAGAAATTAAATTATGTAAAATTTAATActtccaatcaggatttattattgTACTTTAAACTGTGATGCCATGATTAAGAGGTTAAGCTAAGACTAGAAAAATCCACCCAGTTTCTAACTCCATATTAGCCATAGTAACTCATTGTGTTACTTTGGGCAGTTACTCTTTTTCAATCCAGCTCCCTTACAGGAACATTGTTATGGGATAAACAGATTGGCGAGCCTGATGAACTACTGGAGAAAGGGTGAGACATAAATCTATGAAATAAGAAATCACTCTCAAAATTAACTACATTGACTCAATCTGTTTAAATCCCACTACATGCAAATAAATCCATAATACTCACTTGTGTAATACATGCTCCTGTGAAAGCAACAATTACAGCTACTACATTAACAGTAAGCTGGAACTGAAGGAATTTGGAGATACTATCATACACATTTCGCCCCCACATAACTGCTTTAACAATGCTTGTGAAGTTGTCATCTGTAAGAATAATatcagaagcttctttagctacATCAGTTCCAGCAATGCcctgaaagagaaaacaaaacaaaattacaatACAATCCTTGAATATTATGACAGCCCAGATTATATACTACTCACTTTCACTCCCATCtgttattagtcaaaaaaaaaggaagaatacagAGGTATGTCATTCTTCCTGCTGCCTGCCAAGTGTAGAGGAGAAGACTTCCTTTGTGGCCTACCATTTATCGTGAGGAACAGAGTAGAGACAGGTTCCTTCATATTTGTTCTTCCAATCAATTCATTTGCTACCATACAATTCCTTGTGAATTATAAATTACCATAGAAGTAATTACATGGTGTAATTAAACAATTCCTGAAAACTCTGGATTAGAGCTAATAATTTTGTTTCTTCAACTTTCAATACACTTTTAAAATCTTGAATAATGGAAAAACTACCCATTAGCATGAAATTTAAGCAAACTCAGAATTATTTTGTAATAATTTCAGATATAATAATTTTATAGTAGTAATGAGAATTATACAAAGATATATCTGCCTTTGTTAATATTTTGCACATTTCTTGCTCAATTGCAAAAGTAAAAATGGCCATTATGTTAAGTAGCTTTGACTTCTAATTCCAGATAACCCTCAAAGCCAGTAGATGGCATAGGAGAATAGCTTCTGAGCATTTAATTTAGACTAATTAAATTCTTCATAGTCTAGGTCAAGGAGGCAATGTGCAATACATTTTGGATTCAAGGTGTGGTTCCTTAAAACTTTGACAAATCATTTGAGAAACATGATATTTAACTATTCAGAATAGGACACTTGTTACTGATATCGTACACAACAATACAGACGTGCCTGTTTTCCCCTGTGCCTCaattaaatgaaaatatgttACACAAAATTTGCATGACAATGGTATGAGAAGTACCTGCAACTTAAACGCTCACAGAtatactagaccaggggtctgcaaagctggctgaggaactctgggagttgaagtccacaagtcttaaaagaggcaagtttgcagacccctgtactagactaTCTGATTTCTACTCCTTAGAAAAAACATAATGTTACAGATTCCATGCTATAAAAAGGTGTTGAGAATCATATGATTGTTTACTATCCTGCTAAATAATATAACTGACACCAAATTCTAATAACAGTTATCTTAGATGCATGTTATtgcaaaaagcaaaggaaaacagaaGAATACTGATCTTAGAATTATGTACTCAATGAGTTTAAAGTTAACATGGAATACTATACAACCCTACACCAAACTTTAAAATGGTTATCCTTGTAAAAGTATttctattttccaattttaagttGATCATGTGATTCCCTCCCCAGTCATTGAGTATCATTCTCAGAAATATTCCAAGAATTGTACCTATTTTAACTAATAACTTATCAGAATATATATATCATCTAACATTTTTGTACATTGTTCacattaataattatatataattttagattTACTCTCACgaaaaactgaaaacatattttatcatttttagcCTCTCTCTGAACACAGTTAAGTTGTGGAACTCAACTGCTGTTTAAATTTACATATAAGGATTGTGATTTTCTATATCGACATCAAATTTGGACCTCATCATTAATTGTGCAATTATCCCAAGGTAATCTTAGCAGAGAAGGATAATGAACACAGGAAGCTACAATCAATTCTGCTTTGCCCACTGCTATATGTGAGCTAATTTTGTTCAGTCTTCAATATAATGTTAACATCAGACATTTCAGTTTATAAAAAGCAATTAGTAACAATTATAATACTTGTTAAACTCCTTACCATAGCAAAGCCAACATCTGCTTTTTTTAACGCTGGGCCATCATTGGTTCCATCACCAGTCACTGCTACAACCTGCCTTTGTTCTGACACTGTGCTATCGATTATtcctaaaaacagcaagtatttgTTACAACAGTACATATTTATACTGTTACAACAGCACATATTTATACTGTTCAACATTACAAATTTcagtaatttattcatttattgcaaCTGAGTAAATGTCTAAATCCAATATTTATACTGCATAGCAAGATATAGTCTTCTATTTCTCAAGAATGTTTCCAGCTATTGAAGAACCCATTGACCAAAAAGCTGTTTGTAAAATttgttaaaaaatgtatttacctTTCACCAGTGTATGTTTGTCAGTGGGAGAAGACCTTGCAAGTACCCGAAGTTTTGGCCAAATTTTGTCTATTCGCTCCTGTTCTATCTGTAAAGATAGCTTAGATTAATTTCATAATTACAttttcataagtaaaaaaaaagaatattaaccATACCCACCTCTCCTTTTTCATTACGTATTCGTCTATTGAATTCCTTGCCTTCCAGGCATAAGAAGTCTTCGCCAGGATGCAAAATACCACATTTTAATGCAATAGCACGAGCAGTGTTAATATTGTCACCAGTAACCATACGGACAGTTATACCAGCACGCTGGCATTTTTTAATTGCATCTGGTACCTAAGGAGAGGGAAAAGCTAGTTATGCACTTATTTCTTAGTAATGATTAATTTAAAAAGAGTTAACCTGCTTTTGGCTAAAGTACTAAAGTTTAATTCCATCTTTGTGTCAataattttatgttatttaaatTACAATGCTgatatattttacatatatatcATGTGCCATAAATTGTTTTCAGTTCCTAGTGACACGTAGGTTTCGTCTAATATCATCTATCCCTAACTTCTTCTTTCAAGTCCTAAATATATACATTAACTGTGACACGGCTGTCcagtctgaaggactgagtcaaaagctggaagcCGCTAGCAACAAGGGCAGGACTTAGCAactctgacagactcagtccttcaaacTGAACAGAGAAGTACAaccaagggccggaatagctcgggctgttacgaagcctgttattagaacacagtagcctgcaattactgcaggttcaagcccggcccaaggttgactcagccttccatcctttataaggtaggtaaaatgaggacccagattgttgggggggcaataagttgactttgtaaaaaaatatacaaatagaatgagactattgccttatacactgtaagccgccctgagtctttggaaaagggcgggatataaatgtaaacaaaacaaaaaacaaaaaaaaacccatgcctggctgctgtttCCATCACTATGGAGAAGGGCACTAATACAACTCCTGGTACATCTGAGACAGTCAGCTCATTGATTATGTTACTCAGAATAAGATTTTATGCTTACCCTAAGCTGACTTACTAAGAGATTCAGGTAAATAAAAAGACTGGAACATGTTACTGTTTAACTGATGCACAAAGAATTTGTGGCAAAACCTAATTCTTAGGCAacagatataaaaaataaaaactataccATACCAATCACATCATATAGCACAAAACATATTATAACATCTGCATTTTGAAGAAATGGCTTCAGAATTATTCTAATGAGTAAGAAACCCATTTCTGTGACATTTaagcaattttaaattaaatatatatgcctGTTATAGTGAATATTATTCAATCACTACTCTTaaataaagaacaaaagaaatgtgGGAGTTCATCTACTTTCCTAAAACAGTACTAAGAATAGCTATTACTCATTTCCAGAAAGGCTTGGAAGACAAGTTTAAATCAATGGTTATTAAATCCTCAAACCATGATGAACGACATTTTGCCCTACCTCAGGTCTCACAGGATCTTCAATGCCTACAACAGCAATGCATGTAAGACCAGTGACAATATCATTTTCATTATCCCATTCTGGTTCAGGTTCTCCAGCTGGGAAGTCTCGGAATGCTAGACATATTGTTCTGAGTCCCTCTGATGCCATAGGTTCTATAACAGTTTTTATAATATCATCACGGTCTCTTGGTCTGAATACTTTTGGTTCACCATTAGCGCTTAGTATCTTGAAACACCTACAAACAAAGTACATTTCAAGGTTCTGAATGTCAATGAAAACTCTTCCAACTCGAAGAATTCACTCTCAATgcctaataagttttttttaaatacttttaatttaTGGAGATTTTGTTTAATTCCACTGAACAATGTGTACCAGGTTTTCGTGATTAAAAGAAATTGGAAGAACATtaggaaaaaatatgaaaaggatAATATGCAATTTGTTCTAAATCACTATGAATTCATAATGTACTTAACATGGTTTGGGATGAACTCAGAAGATCCCTAAGTAGGAATCTTTTGATGCATTGCCTAAAGGTTAAAAACATTAAGCCATAAGAGCCAGTTTGTTGTAGCAGTTAAGGCATCAaaatagaaactggga includes the following:
- the ATP2B1 gene encoding plasma membrane calcium-transporting ATPase 1 isoform X3, translated to MEGSGRMVVTAVGVNSQTGIIFTLLGAGGEDEEGKKEKEKKDKKSKKQDGAIENRNKAKAQDGAAMEMQPLKSEDGIDGDDKKRNNMPKKEKSVLQGKLTKLAVQIGKAGLLMSAVTVIILVLYFVIDTFWIQKRPWLAECTPIYIQYFVKFFIIGVTVLVVAVPEGLPLAVTISLAYSVKKMMKDNNLVRHLDACETMGNATAICSDKTGTLTMNRMTVVQAYISEKHYKKIPEVQAIPDKTLSYLVTGISVNSAYTSKILPPEKEGGLPRHVGNKTECALLGFLLDLKRDYQEVRNEIPEEALYKVYTFNSVRKSMSTVLKNSDGSFRIFSKGASEIVLKKCFKILSANGEPKVFRPRDRDDIIKTVIEPMASEGLRTICLAFRDFPAGEPEPEWDNENDIVTGLTCIAVVGIEDPVRPEVPDAIKKCQRAGITVRMVTGDNINTARAIALKCGILHPGEDFLCLEGKEFNRRIRNEKGEIEQERIDKIWPKLRVLARSSPTDKHTLVKGIIDSTVSEQRQVVAVTGDGTNDGPALKKADVGFAMGIAGTDVAKEASDIILTDDNFTSIVKAVMWGRNVYDSISKFLQFQLTVNVVAVIVAFTGACITQDSPLKAVQMLWVNLIMDTLASLALATEPPTEALLLRKPYGRNKPLISRTMMKNILGHAFYQLVVVFTLLFAGEKIFDIDSGRNAPLHAPPSEHYTIVFNTFVMMQLFNEINARKIHGERNVFEGIFNNAIFCIIVLGTFIVQIVIVQFGGKPFSCSELTVEHWLWSIFLGMGTLLWGQLISTIPTSHLKFLKEAGHGTQKEEIPEEELAEDVEEIDHAERELRRGQILWFRGLNRIQTQIRVVNAFRSSLYEGLEKPESRSSIHNFMTHPEFRIEDSETHIPLIDDTDAEDDAPTKRNSTPLPPSPNKNNNAVNSGIHLTTDLSKSATSSSPGSPLHSLETSL